A window of Candidatus Eisenbacteria bacterium genomic DNA:
ATCGCCTTGGAGACGCCTAAGAAGACATCTCTCAAGTCTCTACTTTTGATCTCACTTCTGCTTCTCGCACGCCCACTGTGTGCCGCAGAGGGCGACGAGCATTGGTGGGACCGGTTTTGTCTGCCGGGAGCAAACAACACGGTTCGCACTGTCCTTGGATTTGGGGGAGACCTGGTAGCAGGCGGAGATTTCACGCAGGCTGGTGGCACTCCTGCTAACTACATCGCCAGATCTGACGGAACGTCCTGGAACGCCATGGACACCGGCATGAACAATAACGTCTATGCTCTGGCAGAGTACAAAGGAAACCTCGTTGCAGGAGGTTCATTCACGCAGGCGGGCGGCGGCATGCCGGCAAACCGAATCGTCAAGTGGAACGGCGCTTCATGGGATTCATTTGGCTCAGGCCTGAGTAGTTCTGTGTACGCGTTCATGCTTCGGGATACCAGTTTGGTCGTGGGAGGAACGTTTACACTCGCAGGGGGAGTCTCTGCGAACTGCATTGCACGATGGGACGGACACTCGTGGAGTGCCTACGGCACCGGCATGAATGCAAGCGTGCGCTCGCTCGCGGAATATAACGGAAGCCTGTTTGCAGGGGGCGTATTCACGGTGGCCAGCGGAAGCCCGGCAACCTATATTGCCCGATGGGATGGAAGCTCATGGGTTTCAGTCGGAGGCGGTACAAGTGGAATAGTCTATTCCATGATTGTCTATGACGGTAACCTGATCGTGGGAGGCACATTCATGCAGGCGGGCGGCAAAACTGTCAACCGCATCGCCAGGTGGAACGGAACCTCCTGGGATTCACTGGGCCCGGGTCTGAATGGGGTAGTTTATGCTCTTTCGATCCATAACGGAAACCTGATTGCCGCAGGCGGGTTCACACAGGCAGGTGGCGCACCTGCCAACTACATCGCGAGATGGGATGGCACTTCGTGGTCCACACTTGGTTCTGGAACGGACAACGAGGTACGCTGCCTGACGGTGAATGGTGCAAACTTGGTTGCCGGGGGTGCGTTCTACTCAGCCAGCGGAGTCTCAGCGAGGAGAATCGCGCAATGGAATGGGACCTCTTGGAGTGGGGTTGATTCCGACGCGGGAACCAACAACTGGGTCTACTCTCTCGCAAGCCATGCTGGCGGGCTGGTCGCATCAGGAGATTTCACCGCGGCCGGAGGAATCTTGGCCAAACGGATCGCGAAATGGAATGGAGCTTCATGGGAATCCCTTGGCTCCGGGCTGGATAGCCGGGCGCTTGCTTTGACATCCTACAATGGCAACCTGGCTGCGGGCGGCACATTCACTCAAGCCGGCGGTTTTGACGCCAGCTATATTGCCGGGTGGAGCGGGAGCTCATGGTATCAACTTGGCACCGGGATGAGCGACCAGGTGGACGCTCTCGTGGTCTATGACGGAAATCTCATTGCCGGTGGTTACTTCACTGTGGCCGGCGGTGTCAGCGCTAGCCGCATTGCCAGATGGGATGGAACCTCTTGGTATCCGCTTGGATCGGGCGTAAATGCTGCGGTACATGCTTTGGCCGTTTACGGCACAGATCTTATTGCCGGCGGCGACTTCACGCTCGCCGGCGGCGTCAGCGTAAATCACATTGCCAGATGGAATGGAACGACATGGGAATCCTTGGGCGCTGGAACGAACAATTACGTTTGGGAGCTTGCGACTCACAACCTTGACCTCATCGCCGGAGGCGTATTCACGCAGGCCGGCGGTACCGCTGCCAACCGCGTTGCCAGATGGGACGGAACCTCGTGGTATCCGCTTGGCTCAGGCATGGACAGTAATGTCCGCGGATTGGCGAGCTATGGTGGCAACCTTATCGCAGGAGGGGACCTCACCCAGGCCGGCGGGACTCCTGCCAACTACATTGCGAAATGGGACGGAACGTCATGGTCTTCTCTCGGCTCGGGAACGAATGCCCTCGTCAGTGATCTTTGCGTCTATGGCACAAGCCTGTACGCAGGAGGGAGTTTTACAACAGCGGGCGCCAGGTCATCATACTACATGGGGCGCTGGGATCCATCGATTGTGCCGGTTGATCTTGATTACCTTTACGCAGAGCGAGATGAAGACCAAGCCATTCTGCGATGGAAGGCGGCTGACGGGAATAGGTATCTGGGATTCCGTGTCTACCGGGAAGATGTGCGAGGCGTGCGCAGGCAGCTCACCTCTCAACTCGTTTCAAGCAGCGCACAATGCGAGTTCCTGGACACCGCGCCGCCGGACGATGAGACGAACTATTGGATCTCGGGTGTTGGGAAGGACGGTAGCATCACCTGGCATGGACCAGTAACGTTGACCGGGGCTGTGCCATCCCCAAGAACTGCGGCTTTGTACTTAAATCATCCCAATCCATTCGATCGCATGACTACCTTCAC
This region includes:
- a CDS encoding FlgD immunoglobulin-like domain containing protein, whose product is MQIALETPKKTSLKSLLLISLLLLARPLCAAEGDEHWWDRFCLPGANNTVRTVLGFGGDLVAGGDFTQAGGTPANYIARSDGTSWNAMDTGMNNNVYALAEYKGNLVAGGSFTQAGGGMPANRIVKWNGASWDSFGSGLSSSVYAFMLRDTSLVVGGTFTLAGGVSANCIARWDGHSWSAYGTGMNASVRSLAEYNGSLFAGGVFTVASGSPATYIARWDGSSWVSVGGGTSGIVYSMIVYDGNLIVGGTFMQAGGKTVNRIARWNGTSWDSLGPGLNGVVYALSIHNGNLIAAGGFTQAGGAPANYIARWDGTSWSTLGSGTDNEVRCLTVNGANLVAGGAFYSASGVSARRIAQWNGTSWSGVDSDAGTNNWVYSLASHAGGLVASGDFTAAGGILAKRIAKWNGASWESLGSGLDSRALALTSYNGNLAAGGTFTQAGGFDASYIAGWSGSSWYQLGTGMSDQVDALVVYDGNLIAGGYFTVAGGVSASRIARWDGTSWYPLGSGVNAAVHALAVYGTDLIAGGDFTLAGGVSVNHIARWNGTTWESLGAGTNNYVWELATHNLDLIAGGVFTQAGGTAANRVARWDGTSWYPLGSGMDSNVRGLASYGGNLIAGGDLTQAGGTPANYIAKWDGTSWSSLGSGTNALVSDLCVYGTSLYAGGSFTTAGARSSYYMGRWDPSIVPVDLDYLYAERDEDQAILRWKAADGNRYLGFRVYREDVRGVRRQLTSQLVSSSAQCEFLDTAPPDDETNYWISGVGKDGSITWHGPVTLTGAVPSPRTAALYLNHPNPFDRMTTFTYSVPRARHAMLVLHDVAGRRVITLVNEARIKGVHAVTWDGRDEKGIRVPSGVYIAVFQSGVEVQTRKVLLLR